From a region of the Longimicrobium sp. genome:
- a CDS encoding NACHT domain-containing protein gives MEKADDVPSAELRRDGARTFVVDGAGMGKSTYVRHLINEAIGADDAVPVLLELSRIRDGETLMGALAREFDELDREFDRELIYRLFAVGRFLFILDGLDEVASERRREMLAQIEELGRGSEKSALVVTTRPETPLPNISGARTVTIRPLTLGQAESLVRRYDRALGELDIGARLTTRFPAIPKRFLQTPLLVTLLYRTFAYTKSIEVSITIFYDELFNALYKGHDLTKSGYVRDKASELDVATFRRLLRAFSFLTIVNQKATSLRGEAEAQEFTTSASGLSSVSPASSAAFVEDLLSAVPLLVREGNALRFVHKSIAEFFAAEYLVYGDPDGEQMISDILNGALVGRFAEVLDFIADLDPPLFRRAVVAPVASQAALHAPDDDPLFRTLTFMGTVVLGRWPASTQEDETDPPFPAWSMSYFFGEHDGSPAEIHVVLGNPRSNLSPAIWRQITEVIPYAQRRGHNEAGFSILARELPEKKWIPITDASVRAAAKDANVRDILTSALTLLSRMRKQEPRLLSDGKIREVAEKCHLDRLERDSLRSFLRRRP, from the coding sequence AGCAATCGGTGCGGATGACGCGGTTCCAGTACTTCTGGAGCTAAGCCGAATCCGGGACGGCGAGACACTGATGGGAGCACTAGCGAGGGAGTTCGATGAGCTTGACCGAGAATTTGACCGCGAACTTATTTATAGATTGTTTGCGGTAGGGCGGTTCCTCTTTATACTCGACGGGTTGGACGAGGTCGCGTCGGAACGGCGCCGCGAAATGCTTGCACAGATCGAGGAGCTAGGGCGCGGTTCAGAGAAGAGCGCGCTTGTCGTCACCACTCGGCCCGAGACGCCCCTCCCGAATATATCAGGCGCACGCACGGTAACGATACGTCCGCTTACCCTCGGGCAAGCTGAGTCGCTAGTACGACGCTATGATCGCGCACTCGGAGAGTTGGACATTGGAGCGCGGCTAACGACTCGGTTTCCTGCTATCCCCAAACGTTTCCTGCAGACACCCCTGCTAGTCACTCTACTCTATCGGACATTTGCCTACACGAAGTCGATCGAGGTAAGCATCACAATCTTCTACGACGAGCTCTTCAATGCACTTTATAAAGGCCATGACTTGACCAAGTCTGGATACGTCCGCGACAAGGCGTCTGAACTAGATGTCGCGACCTTTCGTCGTTTGCTCCGGGCGTTTTCGTTTCTCACAATTGTTAACCAAAAAGCGACTAGTCTTCGTGGCGAGGCTGAAGCACAAGAATTCACCACGTCTGCGAGTGGACTTAGTTCGGTTTCCCCGGCGTCCTCCGCAGCTTTCGTTGAAGACTTACTCTCTGCTGTACCGCTGCTCGTGCGTGAAGGCAACGCTTTGCGCTTCGTACATAAATCGATTGCTGAGTTCTTCGCCGCCGAGTACCTGGTCTACGGCGACCCAGATGGGGAGCAGATGATCAGTGACATCCTGAATGGCGCACTCGTGGGGCGTTTCGCTGAGGTGCTGGACTTCATTGCTGATCTTGACCCTCCACTTTTCCGGCGAGCCGTGGTGGCACCGGTAGCAAGTCAAGCAGCGCTACATGCGCCCGATGACGACCCACTCTTTCGTACATTGACGTTCATGGGCACGGTTGTACTCGGGAGGTGGCCTGCGTCAACGCAGGAGGACGAAACCGACCCGCCATTTCCGGCATGGAGCATGTCGTACTTCTTCGGAGAACACGATGGCTCGCCCGCCGAGATCCATGTTGTCCTTGGAAACCCGCGCTCAAACCTATCACCTGCCATTTGGAGGCAGATCACCGAAGTAATTCCTTACGCTCAGCGGCGTGGGCACAACGAGGCGGGGTTCTCTATTCTCGCAAGGGAGCTTCCAGAAAAGAAATGGATTCCAATCACTGACGCGTCAGTTCGGGCCGCAGCGAAAGACGCCAATGTGCGTGATATACTCACGAGTGCATTAACACTGCTCAGTCGAATGCGCAAACAGGAGCCGCGCCTTCTGAGCGATGGTAAAATTAGGGAAGTCGCAGAAAAGTGCCACCTTGATCGGTTGGAACGTGACAGCCTGCGCTCGTTCCTTCGTCGCAGGCCGTAG
- a CDS encoding VOC family protein, with the protein MSSSQKPHSYTTVSPYLIVDGAGATINFLVRVFGAVELRRFPDDAGKLVHAEVRIDDTVVMLADGVEGWPPVPSHVHVYVADVDDTYRRALDAGATSVQEPVKKDDADKRGGIKDPGGTTWWIATMVG; encoded by the coding sequence ATGAGCTCCTCGCAGAAACCGCACAGCTACACCACCGTCTCCCCCTACCTCATCGTAGATGGCGCCGGCGCGACCATCAACTTCCTGGTGCGGGTCTTCGGCGCCGTCGAGTTGCGCCGATTCCCTGACGACGCGGGCAAGCTCGTGCACGCCGAAGTGCGCATCGACGACACGGTGGTGATGCTCGCCGACGGCGTCGAAGGGTGGCCGCCGGTCCCCTCCCACGTGCACGTCTACGTCGCGGACGTAGACGACACGTACCGGCGCGCGCTGGACGCGGGGGCGACCTCCGTGCAGGAGCCGGTCAAGAAGGATGACGCCGACAAGCGCGGCGGCATCAAAGACCCGGGCGGCACCACCTGGTGGATCGCGACCATGGTGGGGTAG
- a CDS encoding alpha/beta fold hydrolase: MDRDHGGVAPQMGDDILLPIDWIARRVGDAPLLLAVPAGASPPLPAVLWFHGLSVDKETHRKELERIAGAGFLAVGVDAAGHGERRLPDLDARIDVSREETIRFMLGLVEETAREVPGIVRALVDEGLADAERVALVGISMGGYVVYRALLEEPPVRAAVAILGSPEWPRPDSPHHGLEAFRRVALLSITAENDDNVPPGPARELHRRLGESERARYVELPGAVHLMGEEDWERTMEEMLRWLALHIG, from the coding sequence GTGGATCGCGACCATGGTGGGGTAGCCCCGCAGATGGGCGACGACATCCTGTTGCCGATCGATTGGATTGCGCGCCGCGTCGGGGACGCGCCGCTGCTGCTCGCCGTTCCCGCCGGCGCGAGCCCGCCGCTTCCGGCCGTGCTCTGGTTCCACGGGCTGAGCGTGGACAAGGAGACGCACCGCAAGGAACTGGAGAGGATCGCGGGGGCGGGGTTCCTGGCGGTGGGGGTGGACGCGGCGGGGCACGGCGAGCGGCGGCTCCCCGATCTGGACGCGCGCATCGACGTGTCGCGCGAGGAGACGATCCGCTTCATGCTCGGGCTGGTGGAGGAGACGGCGCGCGAGGTGCCCGGCATCGTGAGGGCGCTGGTGGACGAGGGGCTCGCGGACGCCGAACGGGTGGCGCTGGTGGGGATCTCGATGGGCGGCTACGTGGTCTACCGCGCGCTGCTGGAGGAGCCGCCGGTACGCGCGGCGGTGGCGATCCTCGGCTCGCCAGAGTGGCCGCGCCCGGACAGCCCGCACCACGGGCTGGAGGCGTTTCGCAGGGTGGCGCTCCTTTCGATCACGGCGGAGAACGACGACAACGTGCCGCCGGGCCCCGCGCGCGAGCTTCACCGCAGGCTCGGCGAATCGGAGCGGGCGCGCTACGTGGAGCTGCCCGGCGCCGTGCACCTGATGGGCGAGGAGGACTGGGAGCGGACGATGGAGGAGATGCTCCGCTGGCTCGCGCTGCACATCGGGTAG